The Thermotoga caldifontis AZM44c09 genomic interval TTTTCCTCCTCAAGCTGTTCCAGGGCCTCAAGAAGGTTCAGATTCATGATCTCCACCTCCTAAAACTCGACTTCGAGCCGACTGCGTTTCACATCCTCGGGCCTGAACGTGACCTTCTCCCCAGACACGTCCAGAACGATCCGACCTTCCTCCGCGCTCTCGATCCTGCCCACGTGCACCTGACCGTCCACCAGCCAGAACTTCGCGAGTCTTCCGACGAACCTTCTGTAATCGTTCAGACCCCGAAGGGGTCTATCCAGTCCTGGCGACGAAACCTCGAGCACGTAACTGTGCGGGATGGGATCCTCACGGTCCAGATAATCGGACACCTTCACGGAGACGCTCTCGCACTGCGATACGCTCACGTATCCGTTCGGATCGTCGATGACGATCCTGAGCACCCAGCGGCCGCGCTCCTTTTTGAAAGAGATATCGAAAAGCTCAAGGCCCATGTTCTGCAGGATCCTCTCGACCTCGGGTCTGATACTGTCCAGCACGTCCATACATATGCCTCCCTACTACTGAAAAACCGGGACAGACGTCCCGGTACCTGGCGGAGAGGGTGGGATTTGAACCCACGGGTGGCTTTTGACCACCACACGCTCTCCAGGCGTGCGCCTTAGTCCGCTCGGCCACCTCTCCGATCTGATCCTTTGCACTCTTATTTATACCACATCCGACCCGGACTATGGAAGTGTCCTTTTTCTAGTGGTATACTAAGATGAGTTCAGAGGTGGAAGGCGGCCGTGTCCGTGAAGAACAGGCAAGCTTCGAAAAAATCTGATGAACTTCCAAAACTCGCAGACTTTCTGGAAAAACGCGTCGTTCGTCTCGCGACGGTGATCGTGAGCATCCTTTCGCTCGTCATCTTCTTCACGTTCTTCAGATTGACTGAACGATCTTTTCTCGACCAGGAACTCTCACGCGTGCTGCAGTTAGAAAAAGAGTGGTCCAGCAGGATAGATTCCTTCGGGAAACTTCTGTGTGTTCTCTCTGTGCAGAAAGATCTTTTCCAGGATGAAGAAAAGCTTTTGAAAACGCTCGAAGAAATATACAAACGCTACTCACCATTGGTTGCCTATCCAGCCTTCGGAAGGGCAGACGGGAAAATGCTTTCCTACCCGCATTACGATTACGGCCCTGAGTACGATACGAGGAAACGGCCCTGGTATCAGGCCGCACTTCAAAATCCTCACACTTACGTCGTGGTCAAGCCGTTCATGCATGCCGTACTGAACGAGCCAGCGATCGCCGTGGTGAAGGCTGTGCTCGACGAAAACGGTGAGGTGCTCGGCGTGCTCGGACTCGATCTGGTTTCGAGCCGTCTGGCAGAGGCCTTCCTCACAGACGGTTCTTACATCGTGGACGAAACGGGACAGACCATCGCAAAGAAAGGCCGCATCAAAGCCATCTTCGATCCAGGATCGGTTAAACAGGACCTCACGACCCACCTGAGCGGCTTAACTCACTACGTCGCCAAAGCCTCCATCGCTGGAACGTACGTGGTCGTTGAACACAGCATCGCGAACCATCTGATCTTCTCCCTGATCCCATCTTTGAGCGTGTTGGGCACTCTGTTCGTTGTGAACTTCTTTGTCAGTCGCAGGATCAGGAGAACGTTGAAGGACAAGGTGGTTTCTCCCATCGAGAAGATCACGAAGGCGGCGCAGGATTATCTTTCAAAAAGGCACTTCGATCTCGAGCATGTAGAAGATGATGTTTACGAAATCAAAATGATGATCAACGAACTTTCAGACATGGTCACGATCATCGAATCACAGATGCAGGAGCTCGAAGCAAGTTACAGCGAGCTCGAAGCCTCACAGTCCCAGATCGAAGAAGCCTACGAGATCCTGAAAAGAAAAGAGAACGAGATCGAACAGGCGTACAGAGCGATCGTGGAAAAGCTGGACATGATCGTTGAAAAGTTCGATGAACCTACGGGAAAGCACGTTGTGAGGGTGAGCAGGCTCTCTCGATTCTTGGCCGAGAAACTCAACCTTCCCAACGAACTGGTCCGTCAGATCGAACTCTACTCACCGCTGCATGACATAGGAAAGATCTTCGTTCCAAAAGAGATCCTGACCAAGCCGGGTAAACTCACGAAAGAAGAGTTCGAAATCGTCAAAACCCACACGGTGCAGGGTGCGAGCCTTTTCGAAAACGACGAAAGGTTCACCGTGGCCAGGAACATAATCCTGTACCACCACGAAAGGTACGACGGTTCCGGCTATCCTTTCGGTCTCAAAAACGGTGAGATCCCCATAGAGGCACAGATCGTGGGTCTGGTGGACGTCTACGACGCCTTACGTTCAGAAAGGCCTTACAAAAAACCTGTGAGCCACGAGGAGGCTTTGAAGGTTATACTGTACGGTGACGAAAAGACCAACCGAGCACAGTTCTCCCCGGAGCTTTTGAAAGTTTTTCTGGAACATGCGGATGAAATAAACAAAATCTGGGAAGAATGTTCTTCTCCTGCTGCTATGTTAGAATAAAACTAAGCCCGCAGGATTCAAACATCCCACGCTTCAGGGAGGTGAAGGTGTGAAAACCCTGCGAGGTAGAATGTTGCTTTTGATCTTGCTTCCCGTGGCCGTGCTCTCTGCGCTCATCGCCTTTTTGACCTACCAGCAGGTTAGAACAAGCACCACGAAGATTATGGAAGAATCAGCATTCAAGCTGGTACATTCTGTGTCACACATAATAGACGAATGGATCAACGGGATCGTGAGCGAAGTCAAAACCTTCGCTGAGAGAAACGTCGTGATCAACGCGCTCAAAACGGGTGAATGGAAAGATCTCATCGAAAAAGATCTGAAGCCAAAAGTTGCTGAAAGACCTTACATCGAGATGTTCTTCATAGCCTATCCGAACGGGGATGCTCCAACTACGCTTGGAAACGTGATCAACGTTGCAGACAGAGACTATTTCAAAAAGATCATGCAGCAAGGTGCCGATCTTGCCATAAGTGACGGGCTGGTGTCCAAAGCAACTGGCAAGAACATCTTTGCCGTCGCTGCACCAGTAAAAGATGAAAACAAAAAGACGATCGGTTTGTTCGCAGCAACGATCCTGCTGGACAGTCTGAACGAGAGACTCAAAAACGCACAGCTGACCAGATCTACCACGGTTTGGGCTTGCGATTCTTCTGGTTTGATCATCGGAGACACGAGCGGGCAGTTCTGGATGAAGCTGAACATAAAGGAAGCTTCAAAGATGGACATGCCAGATCTTGAAAAGGCAGCTTCCAAGATCCTTTCCGGTGAGAGTGGTTCTTTCAAAATGAAAATGCCAGACGGTTCGATAGATTACAATTACTACGTACCAATAACCGCAGTGAAGGGCTGGGCTTTGGGTGTGATGATACCTGAAAAAGAACTGCTTGAGGGAGTCAACCAGCTGTTGAGAACCGTTCTGATACTGTTCATCGTTCTCATCGCCGTAGCTGCAGTGGTGATCTTCTTCGTATCGAACAGCATCTCCAAGCCCATCAAAGTTCTCGCAGGAAGGGCACTGGAATTTGGCAAAGGAGACCTCACGGTCAGGTTCGAAGCGAAAGGCAGAGACGAAGTTGCACAGATGGCCCAGGCACTCAACCAGATGGCAGACACCTTGAGAGAGTCCATGAAGATCATAAACGAATCTTCCACGCAGGTCCACGATTCTGCACAGAATCTTGCAAGCACTGCACAGGAACTGAGTGCTTCATCACAAGAACTTGCATCGCAGATGGAAGAAGTCAACAGATCTGCCCAGAACGCGTCCGCTTCGATAGAAGAAGTCACAAGCGGCATAGAAGAAGTTGCAGCCAGTGCACAGAACGTATCCAAAGCTGCCCAGATGCTTTCTGAAAGATCCAGCCAGGTGAACGCTGCTGCGAAGGAAGGAGAGAAGGCCATAAAGAACATAGTGGAGATGATAAAACAAGCGAAAGACAAAGTGGAACAGACGGCTTTAGTAGTGAGCGAGCTGAATGAACAAGCGAAGAACATAGGTCAGATACTTCAGACGATCAACTCGATAGCAGAGCAGACGAACCTTTTGGCGTTGAACGCGGCGATAGAGGCAGCGAGGGCGGGAGAAGCAGGCAGAGGTTTTGCGGTGGTTGCGGACGAGATAAGGAAGCTTGCAGAAGAGAGCAAGAGAGCGACGGACCGGATAGGGCAGATACTGAGTCAGATAAGTCAGGGTGCGATGAAGGCGGATGGGGCGACGAAGGAAGTTGTGGGAGTGGTTGAAGGGATAAGCAAAGATGCAGAAGGGGTGGAGGGTCAGTTCAGGAAGATAGCGGAGCAGATAGACGGTATGGTGAGTCAGATAGAGAGTCTGGCTGCGAGTGCAGAGGAGCAGAGTGCGGCGGCTGAAGAGATGAGCAGTGCGATGGACACGGCGACGAAGTCGATCAGCACGATAGCACACCAGATAGAAGAGATGGCGAAGGCGGTGAAAGAGCAGGCGAACGCGAGCCAGGGTGTGAGCGGTTTGTCTGAAGAGATGTCTTCGATCGCGGAGAGTTTGGTAGAGCAGGTGAGAAAGTTCAAAATCTGACGAATCCGGTTCAAAAGAACAAAAGGTCCCCTTCTTGGGGACCTTTCTCTTTTTCGATCCTTCGCGTTCACCTTGATAAAAACTTAATGAATTCATCTTCTCTTTCCAGCTTCATGAGGACTTCGATCGACTCGTTTCATGGTCAGACGTTTTGATCTTCCTTGTTCGCCACACAGAGGGAGCGCATTATCCTTATTTTTATAGTTCAACTCAACGAAGTTTCCCGCAAAGACTCAGACCATGCCCAACGCAACACCGAACCACACGGTGTCTTTCAGGAGCGCTCCCCACTTATTAGATACGCTTACCTGCTTTGAAAAGAAGTAACGATACGCAGACAGAAAGATGAAACCAACGGGACCCGCACCCGCCCGGGTTAGTTTTATGTTCGGAGTGCGAACAGGGGTGTGAGCAATGGAGCGGCAGACGAAAGGCGTTGAACTCCTCAGGTCCGATCCGAAACGAGCGATAATGAAACTCTCGTTACCCATGATGACCGCCATGCTGGTGCAGGCGCTCTACAACCTCGTCGATACGATCTGGGTCTCGGGTGTGGGACCTGAGGCCCTCGCCGGTATCGGGCTGTTCTTTCCCATCTTCATGGTCATACTCGCCTTCGCAGGAGGCATCGCGGTCGGTGCGAACTCGCTCATCTCCCGGAAAGTCGGTGAAAGGAACAAGCCAGAAGCCGACAGGGCCGCGAGTTCCGCGATAGTACTGGTGTTGATCTTGGGCTTGATTGCGAGCGTGGCTGGAAATTTAGTCATGAAACCGTTGCTGAGCCTGACGGGTGCCTCTGGCCAGACGTTGAAACTCGCTATGGATTACGCTAACATCCTTCTGACCTCCATCACGTTGTTGATGTTCAACAACGTGGTGAACGGCATTCTCAGGGGCGAGGGCGACACGAAGAGGGCAATGTACGCGATCAGTTTCGGTGCGGTTCTGAACATGTTTCTCGATCCACTGTTCATATACACCTTCAAGCTCGGTGTGAAGGGCGCGGCCTACGCGACCGTCATCTCCATAGCCGCGTCCTCCATGCTGATGATCCACTGGCTCTTCATAAAGAAAGACACGTACGTATCGATGAGCTTCAGACACCTGAAAGGCATCAGAAACACGATCTTCGAGATCCTTCGCGTTGGTGTTCCTTCGTCCTTCGCACAGATCATCATGTCCACCTCGATCTTCATACTGAACGTGTTCATCGTGAAAGCTGGAGGAGACCTTGGGGTTGCGATCTTCACGAGCGCCTGGAGGATCATCAACTTCGGGACCATACCCATGATGGGCATCGCGGCCGCCGTAACATCGGTCACGGGAGCCGCGTTCGGTGAGAGGAACGCCGTGAAGTTGAAATCAGCTTATCTTTTCGCTGTCAAGTTCGGCCTGCTCGTCGGTCTGTGCGTCAACCTGCTGGTGCTGCTGTTCGCTCCGAAACTCGCGCTCCTCTTCACTTACTCGGAAAGCTCGCGCGTCATATTCGACGATCTCGTCAAAGCTTTGAGAGTTCTGAGCTTCTTCATTCCCACCGTGCCCTTCGGTATGTTCACCTCCGCGATGTTTCAGGGGATCGGCCATGCCTTCAAGGGCTTGGCGGTCTCCATCTTGAGAACGGTGGTGCTCCACGTGCTCTTCTCGTACCTCTTCGTGTTCGTGTTCAACCTCGGCCTGATCGGGGTGTGGCTGGGAATACTGATGGGCAACGTCGTGGCGGAAGCGATCACCTTCCTGTGGGGTTTGGCAACTTCGAACAGGCTGAAATCGCAGTTCGAAGCGAAGCTGCAAGAGCAGTTCAACCAGAGCAGGTCTATCTGAATTTCTCGATCAGGAGTGCGAGCACGGTGCGGCAGAAGAGCACGCTGGTTTTAATCTGTGCCAGATCCACAGCTTCGAACAGATTTTCGAAGTAATGAAGGTTCAGTAGCTCGAAAGTGTACAAATCCTTTTTTCCATCCGTGTTCAGAAGAGAGTCCGCATCGGCGAGGATCTGTCCCAGGCCAACGGAAACGGCCCTGACAGATCCGTTTTCGACTTCACACCTGAACGCCGCCGGAAAGAACCTCGATTCTCTGTAACAGATCGCCAGAACCAGCTCGACTGGAACCGTTGAAAGATCGACCTCAGGAACGAAGAAACTCGATTCGATCTGCGACGATCTTTTCAATTCTATGTTTGAAGAAGATTCACAAACTCCTGTCAGAAACTCTGCGTAGAGCGGGATGTCTTCCTCACTCACACCGATGGAGTATTTTTCACACCATTGGTAGAAAAAGCCTCTGTTTCTCCAGTCGTTGATCAACAACGTTTTGACCCGTTCGATCAGTTCGGAGCGAACCGAACCTCCTTCCACGTTCCAGTCGTTCGCAGCCGCCGGTCTGTCGAAAAGATCGACGAGTGCTGCGGGCGAAGTTCCATCGATCGAAAGACTGTCCTTCAGAACGTTCAAAATCCTTTCATCGTAGACATCCCACGCCTTCGTTTCAATGAGCTTAGGAAAACTTCCAGTTTTGAAATACTCATAGTAAGCGAGCACCTCATCGTCGTAGTCTGTGCGTTCGGCGATCTGCGCGAGCGTTTCCTTCGACAGACCGTAGCCGTACCTGTAGGCGAGCACGGCGTAGCGAAGAGCATCTTCGCTCGTGGAATTCTCCATTCGCACACAGGAAAACAGAAAGAGCGATAGGACAACGATCAAAACCAGCTTCACGACCTATATAATACCAGCAAGGGGGTATGGTGTGTGGAGTTTTCGAAGCTCGAAGATTTCATACTCGAAAAGATGAGACAGACCAAAATGCCCGCTCTGAGCATCGCCCTGATCCAGGACGGTCAAATCGTCTACAAAAGAGGGTTCGGCTTCAGAGTTTTAGAAACGTACGCGCCAGCGGACGAGAACACCGTGTACGGTGTGGGATCCATCACGAAGAGTTTCACTGCGCTCGCGATCGTCAAACTCGCGGAAGAAGGCAAGATCGATCTCGAAAAACCGGTCGAGGAGTATTTACCGATCAAACTCAGGCCCTTCGGTGAACCGGTGCGGGTGAAGCATCTTCTCTACCACGCTTCTGGAATCCCCTCGCTCGGTTATGCGGAAGCCTTCATCGACGGTGCGTTCGGTCTCGGTGACGGTTGGCTCCCCGTGAAGGATCCACAGGACGTCCTTCTCTTCGCGAAGGATGCAGAATCGTGGGCTTTCACGAAACCCAACGAGAGATTCTTTTACTCGAACAGTGGCTACGTGATGCTCGGAAAGATCGTCTCAACAGTCACAGGGATGTCGTACGAAGAGTACGTGAAAAGATACATCCTCGAACCGCTCGGAATGACGCGCTCTTATTTCTCCAGAGACGAGGTGGAGAAAGATCCGAACGTTGCGGCCGGTTACGTTCTCGATCCACAAGGACACCACGTGAGGAAGCCGTTTCCCTACGGCATCAGTTCGGATGGGGGACTGCTCAGCAACGTGATGGACCTCTCCAGATACCTGATCTTCTACATGAACGGAGGAGAGTTCGAAGGGAAACGCATAGTTTCAAAACGGTCCATCGAAACCATGGTCACAGGCCACATCCCCGCACCCTGGGAAAGTTTCGGAGACGAAACCTACGGCTACGGCTGGATCGTTCATCCGAACTTTCTCGGTGAGAGGTTGATCGAGCACAGTGGTTCGGTGTTGATCTACACGGGTTTCGTCGGCTACGTTCCTGAAAGAAAGATCGCTGTTGCGGTGCTGTCGAACTGTGCGGGCTATCCCCTTTCGAACATCGGCATGTACGCGCTCGCCCTCATGCTCGACAAAGACCCGGAAGAATCGCTCGAGTTTGTCAGATCTGACAGGGTCCTGCAGAGCCTGGTCGGTCGGTACGAGGGCTACAGGAAATCCGTGGCGTTCGACGTGAAGAGAAGTGGAGAATTTCTGATCATGGAAATGGTGAGCAGGAACCTGAAACTGAGTTCTATCCTCGTGCCCGAGAAGGTGGAAAAAGACTACGTCAAATGCTTCACGCTGCAGAATTTCAGAAAGATGGATGTGGAGTTCTTCATAGAACCGAACAGGATCGTTCTGCTCTACGAAAGGTACAAACTGATCAAGAGCTGAACCATCACTTTGAAAGCGAGCCAGTTTCGAGAGCGATCACGTAGATGTCTTTACCCGTGATCGGGTTGTCCGATTCGCCGTAGAGCAGGATCTGCTCGTTCCACAACAGCAACCCTTGAATTGATTGATCGTTCGGTAAGGGTACAGTTTTTGTGTTTCGCAACACTCCATTTCGATCGAGCACGAGGATCACGGGATCAAAACGCGTCTCTTTCTGCCACAACGTTCCGTACACGAGCAAGCGATCCTCGACAACG includes:
- a CDS encoding methyl-accepting chemotaxis protein, whose amino-acid sequence is MKTLRGRMLLLILLPVAVLSALIAFLTYQQVRTSTTKIMEESAFKLVHSVSHIIDEWINGIVSEVKTFAERNVVINALKTGEWKDLIEKDLKPKVAERPYIEMFFIAYPNGDAPTTLGNVINVADRDYFKKIMQQGADLAISDGLVSKATGKNIFAVAAPVKDENKKTIGLFAATILLDSLNERLKNAQLTRSTTVWACDSSGLIIGDTSGQFWMKLNIKEASKMDMPDLEKAASKILSGESGSFKMKMPDGSIDYNYYVPITAVKGWALGVMIPEKELLEGVNQLLRTVLILFIVLIAVAAVVIFFVSNSISKPIKVLAGRALEFGKGDLTVRFEAKGRDEVAQMAQALNQMADTLRESMKIINESSTQVHDSAQNLASTAQELSASSQELASQMEEVNRSAQNASASIEEVTSGIEEVAASAQNVSKAAQMLSERSSQVNAAAKEGEKAIKNIVEMIKQAKDKVEQTALVVSELNEQAKNIGQILQTINSIAEQTNLLALNAAIEAARAGEAGRGFAVVADEIRKLAEESKRATDRIGQILSQISQGAMKADGATKEVVGVVEGISKDAEGVEGQFRKIAEQIDGMVSQIESLAASAEEQSAAAEEMSSAMDTATKSISTIAHQIEEMAKAVKEQANASQGVSGLSEEMSSIAESLVEQVRKFKI
- a CDS encoding serine hydrolase, producing the protein MEFSKLEDFILEKMRQTKMPALSIALIQDGQIVYKRGFGFRVLETYAPADENTVYGVGSITKSFTALAIVKLAEEGKIDLEKPVEEYLPIKLRPFGEPVRVKHLLYHASGIPSLGYAEAFIDGAFGLGDGWLPVKDPQDVLLFAKDAESWAFTKPNERFFYSNSGYVMLGKIVSTVTGMSYEEYVKRYILEPLGMTRSYFSRDEVEKDPNVAAGYVLDPQGHHVRKPFPYGISSDGGLLSNVMDLSRYLIFYMNGGEFEGKRIVSKRSIETMVTGHIPAPWESFGDETYGYGWIVHPNFLGERLIEHSGSVLIYTGFVGYVPERKIAVAVLSNCAGYPLSNIGMYALALMLDKDPEESLEFVRSDRVLQSLVGRYEGYRKSVAFDVKRSGEFLIMEMVSRNLKLSSILVPEKVEKDYVKCFTLQNFRKMDVEFFIEPNRIVLLYERYKLIKS
- a CDS encoding HD domain-containing phosphohydrolase, which translates into the protein MKNRQASKKSDELPKLADFLEKRVVRLATVIVSILSLVIFFTFFRLTERSFLDQELSRVLQLEKEWSSRIDSFGKLLCVLSVQKDLFQDEEKLLKTLEEIYKRYSPLVAYPAFGRADGKMLSYPHYDYGPEYDTRKRPWYQAALQNPHTYVVVKPFMHAVLNEPAIAVVKAVLDENGEVLGVLGLDLVSSRLAEAFLTDGSYIVDETGQTIAKKGRIKAIFDPGSVKQDLTTHLSGLTHYVAKASIAGTYVVVEHSIANHLIFSLIPSLSVLGTLFVVNFFVSRRIRRTLKDKVVSPIEKITKAAQDYLSKRHFDLEHVEDDVYEIKMMINELSDMVTIIESQMQELEASYSELEASQSQIEEAYEILKRKENEIEQAYRAIVEKLDMIVEKFDEPTGKHVVRVSRLSRFLAEKLNLPNELVRQIELYSPLHDIGKIFVPKEILTKPGKLTKEEFEIVKTHTVQGASLFENDERFTVARNIILYHHERYDGSGYPFGLKNGEIPIEAQIVGLVDVYDALRSERPYKKPVSHEEALKVILYGDEKTNRAQFSPELLKVFLEHADEINKIWEECSSPAAMLE
- the rimP gene encoding ribosome maturation factor RimP; translation: MDVLDSIRPEVERILQNMGLELFDISFKKERGRWVLRIVIDDPNGYVSVSQCESVSVKVSDYLDREDPIPHSYVLEVSSPGLDRPLRGLNDYRRFVGRLAKFWLVDGQVHVGRIESAEEGRIVLDVSGEKVTFRPEDVKRSRLEVEF
- a CDS encoding MATE family efflux transporter, coding for MERQTKGVELLRSDPKRAIMKLSLPMMTAMLVQALYNLVDTIWVSGVGPEALAGIGLFFPIFMVILAFAGGIAVGANSLISRKVGERNKPEADRAASSAIVLVLILGLIASVAGNLVMKPLLSLTGASGQTLKLAMDYANILLTSITLLMFNNVVNGILRGEGDTKRAMYAISFGAVLNMFLDPLFIYTFKLGVKGAAYATVISIAASSMLMIHWLFIKKDTYVSMSFRHLKGIRNTIFEILRVGVPSSFAQIIMSTSIFILNVFIVKAGGDLGVAIFTSAWRIINFGTIPMMGIAAAVTSVTGAAFGERNAVKLKSAYLFAVKFGLLVGLCVNLLVLLFAPKLALLFTYSESSRVIFDDLVKALRVLSFFIPTVPFGMFTSAMFQGIGHAFKGLAVSILRTVVLHVLFSYLFVFVFNLGLIGVWLGILMGNVVAEAITFLWGLATSNRLKSQFEAKLQEQFNQSRSI